Proteins encoded together in one Candidatus Hydrogenedentota bacterium window:
- a CDS encoding fucose isomerase, translated as MPAKAKSACFGLIVGNRGFFPDVLAREGYDGLTKLLKKWGYSVVVLSPKDTKFGSVETWDDAKKCAELFKKNREKIDGIIVTLPNFGDERGVADTLKMAGLNVPVLIHAWQDDAAKMTIKHRRDSFCGKMSVCNNLKQYGIPFSITARHTMDPNTKAFENEVRTFAATCRVVRGLRSCRIGALGARPAAFNTVRYSEKLLQESGITVETLDLSEVFAKAARMSDTDKRVKDRIGNIKGYTDTKGVPNPALVKMGKLATIIDEWMKQYDLDATAIQCWTSMEEWFGVVPCTVMSMMSNDLLSSACETDVAGTVSMQALALASGSPSFLLDWNNNYGDDADKCVCFHCSNLPKSCFNSTRMDYQEIIAGTVGKDNTYGTIYGRIKAQPMTFCRVSTFDSEGIISSYVGEGEFTDDPIETFGGFGVAKVNGLQTLLQYICHNGFEHHVAANHSQIARAIHDAFTTYLGWECYWHQG; from the coding sequence ATGCCTGCCAAAGCGAAATCGGCGTGTTTCGGGTTGATAGTCGGTAACCGGGGATTCTTCCCGGATGTCCTCGCACGGGAGGGGTACGACGGCCTGACGAAGCTGCTGAAAAAATGGGGCTACTCGGTCGTGGTGCTCTCGCCGAAGGACACAAAGTTCGGCAGCGTGGAGACGTGGGACGATGCGAAGAAGTGCGCCGAACTGTTCAAGAAAAACCGCGAGAAGATCGACGGCATCATCGTCACGCTGCCGAACTTCGGCGATGAACGCGGCGTAGCGGACACGCTGAAGATGGCGGGGCTGAACGTGCCCGTGTTGATCCATGCGTGGCAGGACGACGCGGCGAAGATGACGATCAAGCACCGGCGCGACTCGTTCTGCGGGAAGATGAGCGTCTGCAACAACCTGAAGCAGTATGGCATCCCCTTCTCGATCACCGCGCGGCACACGATGGACCCGAACACGAAAGCGTTCGAGAACGAAGTGCGCACGTTTGCGGCGACGTGCCGCGTGGTGCGCGGGTTGCGCTCGTGCCGCATCGGCGCGTTGGGCGCGCGGCCCGCGGCGTTCAACACGGTCCGCTACAGCGAAAAGCTGTTACAGGAATCCGGCATCACCGTCGAAACGCTCGACCTCTCCGAGGTGTTCGCGAAGGCGGCGCGCATGAGCGACACGGACAAGCGCGTGAAGGACCGCATCGGAAACATCAAGGGCTACACCGACACGAAGGGCGTGCCGAATCCTGCCCTGGTGAAGATGGGCAAGCTCGCGACCATCATCGACGAATGGATGAAACAGTACGATCTCGATGCGACCGCAATCCAATGCTGGACGAGCATGGAGGAATGGTTCGGCGTGGTGCCCTGCACCGTCATGAGCATGATGAGCAATGACCTGTTGTCGTCCGCGTGCGAGACAGACGTCGCGGGCACCGTGAGCATGCAGGCGCTCGCGCTGGCATCGGGCTCGCCCAGCTTCCTGCTCGATTGGAACAACAACTACGGCGACGACGCGGACAAGTGCGTGTGCTTCCACTGCTCGAACCTGCCGAAGAGCTGTTTCAATTCGACGCGCATGGACTACCAGGAAATCATCGCGGGCACCGTTGGGAAAGACAACACCTACGGCACCATCTACGGCCGCATCAAAGCGCAACCCATGACCTTCTGCCGCGTCAGCACTTTTGACAGCGAAGGAATCATCAGCTCCTACGTCGGCGAAGGCGAGTTCACGGATGACCCGATCGAAACCTTCGGTGGGTTCGGCGTCGCGAAAGTGAACGGCCTGCAAACGCTGCTCCAGTACATCTGCCACAACGGCTTCGAACACCACGTCGCCGCCAACCACAGCCAGATCGCCCGGGCAATCCACGACGCGTTTACAACGTATCTGGGGTGGGAGTGTTATTGGCACCAGGGGTGA